Below is a window of bacterium DNA.
GTAGCGTGGCCGCCGGCCGTCGCCGGCGGTAGGCGCGCGCAGCGGGAGTTGTCGCCGGCTGGTGACAGGCTGCAGCGGGCACGCGCGCTCCCGGATGCCTTGCGGCGGCGGGAGGCGGTGAGGCCGGCAGACAGTTGCGCCGGACGGTATAGAAAGAGTCGGCCCGAATCTCGTAGCCTGAGGACTCGCGAAAGCACTCGGCAACGGATTACGAGGAGGCCGACTCATGAAGATCGTAGCACAGCATTTCATCGGGGTCGATCTGCACAAGACGGTTCTGCAGTACTGCGTGGTCGACGGGAAGGGCAATATCGTTCATGAGCAACGAGTTACGATTGCTCCAGACGCGGCGGGGGCGGCGGTGTTCGACGAGTTCGGGCCGTGGCAGCCTGGCTGCCGAGTGGCCGTCGAGGCGGTGGGTATGAACCGTTGGTTCGTCAACGGGCTGGTCGAGCGGGGCTTCCCGGTGGTGGTGGCCGACCCGATCAAGCTGAACCTGAAAGTGCTGGGCAAGAAGACGGACAAGCGGGACGCGCGCGAGATCGCCCGTCGGCTGTGGTTGGGCGACATCGATCGCGACGCGAAGACGTGGTATCCCGACGACGAGGTCTACGGAGATCGCAAGCTGGCACGCACACGGCAGGATCTGATGGTTCAACGTCAGCACCTGAGCAACCAGATCAAGGCTCTGCTGCGTGCATACAACGTGAGCCCGCCTGCCAAGACGTTGCACAGCAAGAGCGGGATCAAGGGCCTGCTGGCCATGCGCCTGGTGAACGACCAACTGACGCGTAGCCTGCACGAACTGACGAACGCGATGGCGGCGATGGCCGCCGGCGTAGAAGCATTGAAGGCGGGAATCGAAGAGCGCGTGGCTGCGGATCCACGCATGCACGCGGCGATGGTCCAGTTGCCGAGCATGGGCGCGGTCTCAGTGCTGACGTTGCTCAGCGAGCTGGGCGATGCCGGTCGGTTCCGAGACGCGAAGGCGGTAGCCAGCAGCGGCGGCATGGTACCCCGGGTCTACCAATCGGCGGACACGTCCCACCACGGGCGACTGACCAAGCGAGGTAACCGCGGCCTGCGGTTCATCCTCGGGCAATGGGCGGTGCGGTTGATGGGCGCGAGCGCAACCGTGGCG
It encodes the following:
- a CDS encoding IS110 family transposase, giving the protein MKIVAQHFIGVDLHKTVLQYCVVDGKGNIVHEQRVTIAPDAAGAAVFDEFGPWQPGCRVAVEAVGMNRWFVNGLVERGFPVVVADPIKLNLKVLGKKTDKRDAREIARRLWLGDIDRDAKTWYPDDEVYGDRKLARTRQDLMVQRQHLSNQIKALLRAYNVSPPAKTLHSKSGIKGLLAMRLVNDQLTRSLHELTNAMAAMAAGVEALKAGIEERVAADPRMHAAMVQLPSMGAVSVLTLLSELGDAGRFRDAKAVASSGGMVPRVYQSADTSHHGRLTKRGNRGLRFILGQWAVRLMGASATVAVWARQKCKRLHVNKVRMALARKLLIGVWVMLTRGEVFNLKLCLGS